A genomic region of Zea mays cultivar B73 chromosome 6, Zm-B73-REFERENCE-NAM-5.0, whole genome shotgun sequence contains the following coding sequences:
- the LOC111258522 gene encoding uncharacterized protein LOC111258522 yields the protein MMRPGAESFPTTSHGAPMAAPNSPWQSPVPYLFGGLAAMLGLIALALLILACSYWKLSGYLDAGRDQRAAGEAGGAGAGADGEKGSATGAARPAAGVREHVVVIMAGEDWPTFLATPAASRAVAELGADAGTVSRSSASAMALAE from the coding sequence ATGATGAGGCCAGGAGCGGAGTCGTTCCCGACCACGAGCCACGGCGCGCCCATGGCGGCGCCCAACTCCCCGTGGCAGTCGCCGGTGCCGTACCTGTTCGGCGGGCTGGCGGCGATGCTGGGGCTCATAGCCTTGGCGCTGCTCATCCTGGCCTGCTCCTACTGGAAGCTGTCCGGGTACCTCGACGCGGGGCGCGACCAGCGGGCCGCCGGAGAAGctggcggcgccggcgccggcgccgacgGGGAGAAGGGCTCGGCGACCGGCGCGGCCAGGCCGGCGGCGGGGGTCCGGGAGCACGTGGTGGTCATCATGGCCGGCGAGGACTGGCCCACCTTCCTCGCCACACCCGCGGCCAGCCGGGCCGTCGCGGAGCTCGGAGCCGACGCCGGCACCGTGAGCCGGAGCAGCGCGAGCGCGATGGCGCTGGCCGAGTGA
- the LOC109940179 gene encoding probable histidine kinase 1, translated as MGDDYLAETEPEDEVAQSMWPENIVDKHQRQFRMEKFRKDQDAFKDVKFDEKPVHVDFQRLMEMANSEKGVSQMQYFMKHWEYKRANAARLLEEELGLLCQQRKEIEQNKQEILEEQRFQDESYYAVKRHVPILDEVYEDEWKRPSKKNDDLSHSRETKIDADHDSVSYWKERATKLEEKLEESIQRERSLVEKLEENIKNLQSHTPAEEFSGMLKRADYFLHLVLQSAPIVIAHQDADLRYRFIFNHYPTLADEDVIGKTDYEILSGEGIEEMNSVKREVMATGMATKREFAFNTPMFGAKTFVTYIEPVFSKGGEAIGVNYVAMDITDQVKRREKMADIRVREAVQNAKETELSKSLHITEETMRAKQMLATMSHEIRSPLSGVLSMAEILATTKLDKEQRQLLEVMLSSGDLVLQLINDILDLSKVESGAMKLESTTFRPREVVKHVLQTAAASLKKELTLEGCIGDDVPAEVIGDVLRIRQILTNLISNAVKFTHEGKVGINLQVVHDKQPVCKIESGKIHKRTFSATAITAAETAAVSTRNCDKDTLHCLKHEDAFQNGVPTCEKFTDTEGDEVVWLRCDVYDTGIGIPEKSLPLLFKKYMQASADHARKYGGTGLGLAICKQLVELMGGTLTVVSKESEGSTFTFVLPCKIPEKEEHSDDPDEVHSCQNDSANSDIEGSFFFKPQMRASLLSPGVSIMNNTKLFSTKLMCYDPPDIPDDRKLFLNGFSSAEHNFTNTSTTQQPNGASVRSTAEEEHDNAMVLELNSQAERVSSSRGDLVSVSGAAPCKVPEEQSLHKKSKCSPTSNKAKILLVEDNKVNIIVAKSMLQQLGHGIDIVNNGMQAIRAVQQHQYDLILMDVHMPEMDGLQATKLIRSFENTGCWDVSVKPEDNPMITDSAISSDSAHAKKQGQRVPIIAMTANSFAESAEECLAAGMDSYISKPVNFQNIKECLRRYLVSQ; from the exons ATGGGGGACGACTACCTAGCTGAAACTGAACCTGAGGATGAGGTTGCACAATCAATGTGGCCTGAGAACATAGTAGACAAACACCAGAGGCAGTTCAGAATGGAAAAGTTTAGGAAGGACCAAGATGCTTTCAAGGATGTGAAGTTTGATGAAAAGCCTGTTCACGTGGACTTTCAGCGGCTTATGGAAATGGCAAATTCTGAGAAAGGTGTTTCTCAGATGCAATACTTTATGAAGCACTGGGAATATAAGAGAGCCAATGCTGCTCGGCTTCTGGAGGAAGAGCTTGGTCTTCTCTGCCAACAAAGAAAAGAGATTGAACAAAACAAGCAAGAAATCTTGGAGGAGCAACGCTTTCAGGATGAGAGCTATTATGCTGTAAAGCGGCATGTACCAATACTGGATGAAGTTTATGAAGATGAATGGAAGCGACCGAGCAAAAAGAATGATGATCTCTCTCATAGTAGAGAGACTAAAATAGACGCAGATCATGACAGTGTTTCCTACTGGAAAGAGAGGGCAACTAAGTTAGAGGAAAAACTTGAGGAAAGCATCCAAAGGGAGCGTTCTTTGGTTGAGAAATTGGAGGAAAATATAAAGAATCTGCAGTCACACACACCAGCTGAGGAATTCTCTGGAATGCTGAAACGTGCTGATTACTTCTTGCACTTGGTTCTACAAAGCGCTCCTATTGTTATTGCTCATCAG GATGCTGATTTACGGTACCGTTTCATATTTAACCACTATCCAACACTTGCTGATGAG GATGTTATTGGTAAGACCGACTACGAGATATTATCCGGTGAGGGTATAGAAGAGATGAATAGTGTCAAGCGAGAAGTTATGGCCACAGGAATGGCAACTAAAAGAGAATTCGCGTTTAATACACCAATGTTTGGGGCAAAGACATTTGTGACATACATTGAGCCAGTTTTCAGCAAAGGTGGGGAAGCAATTGGTGTGAATTATGTTGCAATGGATATAACAGATCAG GTCAAAAGAAGAGAGAAAATGGCAGACATAAGGGTGAGGGAAGCTGTACAAAATGCCAAGGAAACTGAACTTAGCAAATCTCTTCACATAACAG AGGAAACAATGCGAGCAAAACAAATGCTAGCTACCATGTCCCATGAGATCAGATCTCCTCTTTCAGGTGTTCTTAGCATGGCTGAAATTCTTGCAACTACCAAACTGGATAAAGAACAGCGTCAGTTGCTAGAAGTTATGTTATCCTCTGGAGATCTTGTATTGCAGTTGATCAATGACATCCTTGATCTTTCCAAAGTGGAGTCAG gggCTATGAAACTAGAATCTACGACATTTAGACCAAGGGAAGTAGTTAAACATGTACTGCAAACTGCCGCGGCTTCTCTGAAGAAGGAATTGACCCTTGAAGGTTGCATAGGTGACGATGTTCCAGCGGAG GTTATTGGCGATGTGCTAAGGATTCGTCAAATTCTGACCAACTTGATCAG CAATGCAGTCAAATTTACACATGAAGGGAAAGTTGGAATAAATCTTCAGGTCGTGCATGACAAGCAACCGGTATGCAAAATAGAGAGTGGGAAAATTCATAAGCGAACGTTTTCTGCGACAGCAATTACTGCTGCAGAAACTGCTGCTGTCTCTACAAGAAACTGTGATAAAGATACTTTGCATTGCTTGAAGCATGAAGATGCTTTTCAGAATGGTGTTCCAACATGTGAAAAATTCACGGATACTGAGGGAGATGAAGTTGTTTGGCTTCGCTGTGATGTATATGACACTGGAATAGGAATACCAG AGAAGTCCTTACCGTTGCTGTTCAAGAAGTATATGCAAGCTAGCGCCGATCACGCGAGGAAGTATGGTGGGACAGGGCTTGGCCTAGCAATCTGCAAGCAGTTG GTTGAGTTGATGGGTGGTACTCTGACTGTGGTCAGCAAAGAGAGCGAAGGATCAACATTTACATTTGTGCTGCCTTGTAAAATCCCTGAAAAAGAGGAGCATAGTGATGATCCCGATGAAGTGCACAGTTGTCAGAATGATTCCGCAAATAGCGATATAGAAGGTTCTTTCTTTTTTAAGCCACAAATGCGGGCTTCCCTTCTGTCTCCTGGAGTTTCAATAATGAACAACACAAAGTTATTCAGTACCAAGCTTATGTGCTATGACCCGCCTGACATACCAGATGACCGCAAATTGTTCTTAAATGGTTTCTCATCAGCAGAACATAATTTTACAAATACTTCTACTACTCAACAACCGAATGGTGCTAGTGTTAGGAGCACAGCTGAAGAAGAACATGATAATGCAATGGTCCTTGAACTGAATAGTCAAGCTGAACGGGTTTCCAGTTCCCGAGGAGACTTGGTATCCGTTTCAGGTGCTGCTCCATGCAAAGTTCCTGAAGAACAATCACTCCACAAGAAATCAAAATGTTCTCCAACCAGCAACAAAGCAAAGATCCTCCTAGTTGAAGATAACAAGGTCAACATAATAGTGGCAAAATCAATGCTGCAGCAGCTGGGCCATGGAATAGATATCGTAAATAATGGGATGCAAGCAATCCGTGCAGTACAGCAGCATCAATATGATCTTATTCTGATG GATGTTCACATGCCAGAAATGGATGGCCTGCAAGCCACTAAACTTATCCGGTCTTTTGAGAATACCGGCTGTTGGGATGTTTCTGTAAAGCCTGAAGATAATCCGATGATAACTGACTCAGCTATTTCATCAGATTCTGCACATGCAAAAAAGCAAGGGCAGAGGGTTCCTATAATCGCG ATGACAGCGAATTCATTCGCAGAGAGTGCCGAGGAATGCCTTGCTGCAGGCATGGATTCCTACATATCTAAGCCGGTGAACTTCCAGAATATAAAAGAGTGCCTGCGGCGGTACTTGGTGTCTCAGTGA
- the LOC100286315 gene encoding diphthamide biosynthesis protein 3: MSAYDEVEIEDMEWNAELKAYTYPCPCGDLFQITLDDLRLGEEIARCPSCSLFLTVVYNAEDFADSKEPTHKPSPSPVAVA; this comes from the coding sequence ATGTCGGCGTACGACGAGGTGGAGATCGAGGACATGGAGTGGAACGCGGAGCTGAAGGCGTACACGTACCCGTGCCCCTGCGGCGACCTCTTCCAGATCACgctcgacgacctccgcctcggggaGGAGATTGCGCGCTGCCCCTCGTGCTCCCTCTTCCTCACCGTCGTCTACAACGCCGAGGATTTCGCCGACTCCAAGGAGCCGACCCACAAGCCGTCCCCGAGCCCAGTCGCCGTCGCCTGA